A stretch of the Papaver somniferum cultivar HN1 chromosome 6, ASM357369v1, whole genome shotgun sequence genome encodes the following:
- the LOC113289494 gene encoding phosphatidate phosphatase PAH2-like translates to MFAVEKLSSYITKGVYTVSGPFHPFGGAVDIIVVQQQDGSFKSSPWNVRFGKFQGVLKTKEKVVNISVNGVEANFHMYLDHKGEAYFLKDVKEDEDDSVALSFKSSDYETDDPTQNGKLKQSRSCDLDSDLRGSVTQINAGSQKIVLTTNSSRKPIFGFMFGRKSVEGDKQDEGSGVGMVRASSLECAEMAADLLELNWSTNRSSSGNSSRLSASSLPAEVYNDFQIKDESSFEILGVSDGKVDDCSEPGIQKSDSYDEVSKPGGPSPASQDQDVKLSISEGSASSQGVAEASIGIGKFDVHNVEVEEREEVSMSEFAIFCEQNSHLEKLEGGSGNMPDNIEESFVETDGYSSCSVSHEEDLYTRFESSDSPRIVVDLRLEGSSSDMLGDLEQTFDETDGYSSCRASHDEREAVCLNTESSESLSIATDVLCQGGSGNTVVNMDQSFDVPDSYSSCCVPHEEREGLCIKAESSESPKINVNVPDEQCHENVNSCVADCEVSIVNVHPEVNCEKAETILRPESGTLLIKEIANGETESISVAKDMDVTTLELPLPVAIHQEAEDDIIAITKSFETDELEVTTSQSPVTGFSNSSLSDMSNLEESSIREVHFSIVTKNQMVDSAAASESIGTSISSSFSPSIHRHKEEDNVGGENDKLHPSLDVDFGQGVTIDDLHEKLSNSSMAASDGSTEDQFLSSDIDDFVTDGMQSKDDSITHPMVSVDDAVGMQRSGDTNTDASLSKDEFSVKCSPDAFTPLIEESKNTSSPMSIPRSQKVAAEESMRRIESAPILRSHIGDLEASDHSLPLSHSLGSSSELKDNLIAEDIQLLERLKSMPDNSGIEISLCRHLLFEGMGVLAASQAFEAEKMAFTSLLPSLLKDDRLVVKIGGQYFPWDAGAHIISQIYSSTHEQISEPKGMIAVDQVVKSLEDDASTTVATSGGSWGIWPFTFKKSASTNSVQSVLDATKESQADNVAESINNIAGDEKPEEAKISKKRTKAKSIVPTSEQLKTLDLKEGQNEVNFTFSTAMLGKQRVEARIYLWKWNTRIVISDVDGTITKSDVLGQFMPLVGRDWSQTGVAHLFSAIKENGYQLLFLSARAISQAYITRRFLLNLKQDGKALPDGPVVISPDGLFPSLYREVIRRAPHEFKIACLSDIKALFPPDCNPFYAGFGNRDTDEFSYLKVGIPKGKIFIINPKGQVAVNRRVDTKSYTSLHELVNGMFPPMCSSAEPEEYNTWNFWKVPLPDIDI, encoded by the exons ATGTTTGCAGTGGAGAAACTCAGTAGTTACATTACAAAAGGAGTTTATACGGTATCAGGTCCATTTCATCCATTCGGTGGAGCTGTTGATATTATTGTAGTTCAGCAACAAGATGGGAGCTTTAAGTCATCCCCATGGAATGTAAGGTTTGGGAAATTTCAAGGAGTTTTGAAAACTAAGGAGAAAGTTGTTAATATAAGTGTTAATGGTGTCGAAGCAAATTTTCATATGTATTTAGATCATAAGGGAGAAGCTTACTTTCTAAAAGAtgttaaagaagatgaagacgattcTGTTGCATTGTCTTTTAAGTCTTCTGACTATGAGACGGATGATCCGACTCAGAATGGGAAGTTAAAACAATCTAGAAGTTGTGATTTGGATTCTGATTTACGAGGTTCAGTTACTCAGATTAATGCAGGTAGTCAGAAGATTGTGCTGACAACTAATTCTAGCCGAAAACCGATTTTTGGCTTCATGTTTGGTCGAAAATCTGTGGAGGGTGATAAGCAGGATGAAGGGAGTGGCGTCGGGATGGTAAGGGCTAGTTCATTAGAATGTGCAGAGATGGCGGCAGACCTCTTAGAGCTTAATTGGTCTACTAATAGATCAAGTTCGGGTAACTCTTCTAGGTTGTCTGCTTCGAGTCTGCCTGCTGAGGTTTATAATGATTTTCAGATTAAGGATGAGAGCAGTTTTGAAATTTTGGGTGTCTCAGATGGGAAAGTGGATGATTGTTCTGAGCCTGGTATTCAAAAGTCTGATTCCTATGATGAGGTCAGTAAGCCAGGAGGTCCATCACCAGCATCACAGGACCAAGATGTAAAGTTGTCCATATCGGAGGGAAGTGCTTCAAGTCAGGGGGTAGCCGAAGCATCAATAGGGATCGGCAAATTTGATGTGCACAATGTAGAAGTTGAAGAGAGAGAGGAGGTTTCTATGTCTGAGTTTGCTATTTTTTGTGAACAAAATTCACATTTAGAGAAGCTGGAAGGAGGGTCAGGTAATATGCCGGACAACATAGAAGAGTCATTTGTTGAAACAGATGGTTATTCAAGTTGCAGCGTTTCTCATGAAGAAGATCTCTACACAAGATTTGAATCTTCAGACAGTCCTAGAATTGTTGTTGATCTTCGGCTTGAAGGAAGCTCAAGTGATATGCTAGGAGACTTGGAACAAACTTTTGATGAAACGGATGGTTATTCCAGTTGTCGTGCTTCACATGATGAAAGAGAAGCTGTCTGCCTGAATACCGAGTCTTCAGAGAGTCTAAGTATAGCTACTGATGTTCTGTGTCAGGGAGGATCAGGTAATACGGTGGTTAATATGGATCAGTCTTTTGATGTACCGGATAgttattcaagttgttgtgttcCTCACGAAGAGAGAGAAGGTCTCTGCATAAAGGCTGAATCTTCAGAGAGTCCAAAAATAAATGTTAATGTTCCCGATGAACAATGTCACGAGAATGTGAATAGTTGTGTAGCTGACTGTGAGGTATCCATAGTGAATGTGCATCCAGAAGTTAATTGTGAGAAAGCCGAAACAATCCTGCGTCCTGAATCCGGTACACTCCTGATCAAGGAAATAGCCAATGGTGAAACTGAGAGTATTTCTGTTGCCAAAGATATGGATGTTACTACTCTTGAATTACCTTTGCCTGTTGCTATCCACCAAGAAGCAGAAGATGATATAATCGCCATTACAAAAAGTTTTGAAACAGATGAACTTGAAGTTACTACTAGTCAATCTCCAGTAACAGGCTTCTCAAATTCTAGTTTGTCTGACATGAGTAACCTTGAAGAATCCTCTATACGTGAAGTTCATTTTTCAATAGTCACCAAGAACCAAATGGTTGATTCAGCTGCAGCATCAGAGTCAATAGGCACTTCTATTTCCTCCAGTTTTAGCCCCTCCATTCATAGACATAAAGAAGAGGATAATGTCGGGGGAGAAAATGATAAGCTCCATCCTTCACTTGACGTTGATTTTGGTCAAGGAGTGACTATTGATGATCTCCATGAAAAATTATCAAACTCAAGCATGGCAGCGTCAGATGGTTCAACCGAAGATCAGTTTCTTTCCAGTGACATTGATGATTTCGTAACAGATGGTATGCAGTCCAAGGATGACTCCATTACTCATCCCATGGTTTCAGTGGATGATGCTGTAGGGATGCAACGTTCAGGTGATACAAATACTGATGCATCATTATCCAAGGATGAATTTTCTGTGAAGTGTTCACCAGATGCTTTTACACCCCTGATTGAAGAGTCAAAGAATACATCGTCACCGATGAGTATTCCAAGAAGTCAAAAGGTTGCTGCAGAAGAATCTATGAGGAGGATAGAGTCAGCACCCATTCTTCGGTCTCACATTGGGGATTTGGAGGCATCTGATCATTCTCTCCCTCTTAGCCACTCACTTGGTTCTAGTTCTGAACTAAAGGATAATCTTATTGCTGAAGATATTCAACTATTAGAGAGACTCAAAAGCATGCCTGATAACTCTGGAATTG AGATATCTCTATGCAGACACTTGCTCTTTGAGGGGATGGGGGTTCTTGCTGCTTCTCAAGCATTTGAAGCTGAAAAGATGGCTTTTACTTCTCTACTGCCTAGCCTTTTGAAAGACGACAGGCTCGTTGTGAAAATCGGAGGACAGTATTTTCCCTGGGATGCTGGTGCACATATTATTTCACAGATATACTCATCTACTCATGAACAAATTTCTGAGCCTAAAGGTATGATAGCTGTGGATCAAGTTGTGAAAAGCCTCGAAGATGATGCATCAACCACCGTAGCCACCTCTGGTGGAAGCTGGGGAATTTGGCCTTTCACTTTCAAAAAATCAGCATCAACAAATTCCGTCCAATCAGTTTTAGATGCCACAAAAGAATCTCAAGCTGATAATGTGGCCGAGAGCATTAATAACATAGCAGGGGATGAAAAACCCGAAGAGGCCAAAATTTCTAAAAAGAGGACAAAAGCGAAGTCCATTGTTCCAACATCGGAACAATTGAAAACCTTGGACCTGAAGGAAGGACAGAATGAGGTCAACTTCACATTCTCAACTGCAATGCTTGGGAAACAGAGG GTGGAGGCGAGAATATATTTGTGGAAATGGAACACTCGTATAGTTATCTCTGACGTAGATGGGACAATCACCAA ATCGGATGTTCTTGGGCAGTTCATGCCTTTGGTTGGAAGGGATTGGTCACAGACAGGCGTTGCCCATCTGTTTTCAGCAATAAAG GAAAATGGGTATCAGTTACTTTTTCTTAGTGCACGTGCCATCTCACAGGCCTATATAACGAGGCGATTCCTTCTCAATCTCAAGCAG GATGGAAAGGCACTTCCTGATGGGCCTGTTGTTATTTCCCCTGATGGGCTCTTTCCTTCCTTATATCGTGAAG TTATTAGACGAGCTCCTCATGAATTCAAGATTGCGTGCCTCAGT GATATCAAAGCATTATTTCCACCTGATTGTAATCCGTTTTACGCTGGATTCGGCAACAGAGACACCGACGAGTTTAGCTACCTTAAAGTTGGAATTCCGAAAGGAAAGATTTTCATTATTAATCCTAAG GGCCAGGTTGCTGTGAATCGTCGGGTTGACACGAAATCTTATACTTCTCTTCATGAACTTGTCAATGGCATGTTTCCACCCATGTGCTCTTCAGCTGAGCCG GAGGAATACAACACATGGAATTTCTGGAAAGTGCCTCTTCCTGATATCGATATCTGA